One window of Acropora palmata chromosome 1, jaAcrPala1.3, whole genome shotgun sequence genomic DNA carries:
- the LOC141875137 gene encoding scavenger receptor cysteine-rich type 1 protein M160-like isoform X2 — protein sequence MGSKARFLFFVLELQWIFLENVAFESRDGVGSLCPKGTFMSSKMYCVPDCGPGYYGNTRAGNCQECSTSCKTCYNGPTNFNCSSCDEPLYLKGSSCVKSCFDQLTKGPPTTQIRLKSGSSQFEGRVEVNYNGVWGTVCDDSWGITDAQVVCRELLLGGAREAVSYGELGQGRESQPIWLSMLRCNGNETRLERCPHNGWGNHSCSHHEDAGVRCTGPDTRKECVNDCGDGYYKKPGKMQCGACASSCLTCENYPDSCTSCDSSKFRKGKSCVSRCGLGFYGDTSDRQCKPCDPGCRTCADGTSSTTCTSCADDRFLNGTECIFSCAPRLVGQRRGIRLTGANSSELAGRLEVFVNGAWSTVCNRYFNFPEASVACRQLGFSGAVGALKSAVHGAGRGRIWSEVLNCTGREKNLLNCPRPRGSLGLCYHVNDVGVSCRGPGHSLPQTSKCLKRCLPGWFKNDVDVCDLCASQCGECVGKNYRCTRCKAPKFLVNKTCVDKCPDGQYGHLPTRQCQKCSADKCMTCADGSDGNSCITCKSPKALKEGHCEDGCGPESYEKNGACVQDCGNHFYKYSGNYSCLQCPEQCLHCEFNDQQNAARCTICTPPLVFDDGTCVSNCSGSKAAAPYRNAAFESGRILRLTNGSDYFEGVLEVYHDGVWGTVCDDGWDSRESSVVCRELDLGGVDVDAPLGHIKKLSTGKQWLDDVVCLGGEKRLSECRHQPWGKTNCGQDESTVLRCKGPGIRKCEDSCPFGYFLKEKECVVCKISCSTCYGTANNCTSCDKGYYRKNGTCVADCGFGFYLDGTCRACDKNCKTCDGAAKNCTSCEVDWFKNGSTCVSDCSPGYKPSSNSLVKIVEGDTSFEGRVEILHDGVYGTICDDFWDINDANVVCNMLGMGNATAAKKSAAYGPGANRMPIWMDDVMCLGNETSLVTCPFPGWGRENCAHSEDAGVVCSRPGRNQDCLSTCNTSNGYFQDMSDGAKACGKCSANCKTCVGNPENCSSCAADLFLNHTQIRNMTYNCASFCLEGFFADAETQKCLKCDSKCFSCVGSKENCTSCNSKKFLYQSKCVEKCPEGSLTLQGVNDIRLVGASSTTEGRVEILHDGLWGTVCDDSFDILDAHVICRQLRLGRALEARTRAKYGQGTGKIWIDDLRCDGTEKRIQDCVMHNGGIGKHNCRHTEDAGVKCAGPDMSRKCVNACIPGSFKGQGNICEPCSLSCKTCKGKADTCSSCYFPYFFAESKMDCVTKCPRGFYGNIKDRLCKPCDKVCLTCANGESGNRCQSCPSGLFLRGSACVSDCRDLLPVSSLLPPKPPAPLVRLVDGASRNQGRVEVLYDGIWGTVCDDGWDLSDASVVCKELGFGDAKEATQTSKFGQGKGIIWLDNVNCKGFESSLTHCLHAGWGEGNCDPGHHEDAGVVCDNTTVKDLSNNFCRQVNVGSCADHQLCDSHAKVTCVDLDLYNQNGEEKSVCMQCPDGYMGDGRRCRMFASAPPDFEKMPPKSITVKFLAAFQLKCSSKPPVIYPSVWDWRKDGQPLSVEDIRSKRITSSVGTLVVRSAVAEDSGNYTCALVNSAGSVENNGTKVVVEVSPQIPDVISAEVVQSDEANLTCLVSSFPPSNITWRFKGQELSSTDSKYNFTDGKRTLQIKDVEFKDAGEYECEAENDLGKAVANATLTVGSKMQYTKFPERKIVKKGGNAKLDCVVKAYPVPNQAWKKDGELVTNDSRHFVTRTELTINQFDRSDMGSYACVAWNPISAQVREALLIMTGRPKVAIPPSNQDVLSGANVSFYCFGYGDPQPNVLWKKNGKTLKEPNGKKSLLFEKLQISSVGVDQAGSYECVYRNKYGEDSRSALLTVDGQTGKGSKTAAYGEPERGLSKGALIAIIFVVLILAVVVIGVIIYRCRQISYYRGQTLMARSVNRFSDLKSRLVKTSEIPYQEEVD from the exons TGGGATCCCTGTGTCCTAAGGGAACATTCATGTCCTCTAAAATGTACTGTGTACCGGATTGTGGACCGGGTTACTATGGAAACACACGAGCGGGTAACTGCCAGGAATGTTCCACCAGCTGCAAGACTTGTTATAATGGACCGACAAATTTCAACTGTTCAAGCTGTGATGAGCCACTTTAtctgaaag GATCATCTTGTGTTAAGTCATGCTTTGATCAGCTAACAAAAGGACCTCCAACAACTCAGATAAGACTTAAGAGCGGCAGCAGTCAGTTTGAGGGTCGCGTAGAAGTTAACTACAATGGAGTCTGGGGAACAGTTTGTGACGATTCCTGGGGTATTACCGATGCGCAAGTTGTATGCCGGGAGCTTCTACTTGGTGGTGCTCGGGAAGCCGTGAGTTATGGAGAACTTGGACAAGGTCGAGAGTCGCAGCCTATTTGGCTATCGATG TTGAGATGTAATGGAAATGAGACAAGGTTAGAAAGATGTCCACACAATGGCTGGGGCAACCATTCATGCAGTCACCATGAAGACGCAGGAGTCCGATGCACAGGCCCTGATACGAGAAAAGAGTGCGTAAATGATTGTGGGGATGGTTATTACAAAAAGCCAGGGAAGATGCAATGTGGCGCATGCGCATCAAGCTGTCTCACGTGCGAGAATTACCCTGATTCCTGCACCAGTTGTGACTCCTCCAAATTTCGTAAAG GCAAAAGCTGCGTGTCAAGATGCGGACTTGGTTTCTACGGTGATACCTCTGATCGACAGTGTAAACCGTGCGATCCCGGATGTCGGACATGTGCAGACGGAACCTCATCTACTACGTGCACAAGCTGCGCAGATGACCGTTTCTTAAATGGGACTGAGTGTATTTTCAGCTGCGCTCCAAGGCTTGTTGGTCAAAGGAGGGGAATTCGCCTGACAGGGGCAAATTCCAGCGAGTTGGCGGGCCGATTGGAGGTATTTGTGAATGGCGCCTGGAGTACTGTCTGCAAcaggtattttaattttccagaAGCCAGTGTTGCTTGTCGTCAGTTGGGCTTTAGTGGCGCTGTGGGAGCACTGAAAAGCGCTGTTCATGGGGCTGGAAGGGGACGCATATGGTCTGAAGTTTTGAATTGCACTGGTcgtgaaaaaaacttgcttaaCTGTCCACGACCACGTGGTTCTCTGGGACTATGTTACCATGTTAACGACGTTGGAGTTTCTTGCAGAGGGCCTGGACATAGCCTACCTCAgaccagcaaatgtttgaagCGTTGCTTGCCGGGATGGTTTAAAAATGACGTAGATGTCTGTGATTTGTGTGCGTCGCAGTGTGGTGAATGCGTGGGTAAAAACTACCGGTGCACAAGATGCAAGGCACCCAAATTTTTAGTAAACAAAACCTGCGTGGACAAATGTCCAGATGGTCAATACGGACATTTACCAACCAGGCAATGTCAAAAGTGTAGCGCCGACAAATGTATGACATGCGCTGATGGAAGTGATGGGAATAGTTGTATCACATGCAAGTCACCTAAAGCGCTAAAGGAAGGACACTGTGAGGATGGGTGTGGTCCGGAATCGTATGAAAAAAACGGAGCATGCGTCCAGGATTGCGGTAATCACTTTTACAAGTATTCCGGTAATTACTCATGTCTTCAATGTCCTGAACAGTGTCTACACTGTGAGTTTAATGATCAACAAAACGCCGCGAGATGCACCATCTGCACTCCTCCGCTTGTGTTTGACGACGGCACTTGTGTTTCCAATTGCTCAGGGTCAAAGGCCGCTGCGCCTTATAGAAATGCAGCATTTGAATCTGGTCGCATTCTGCGCCTCACCAATGGATCTGATTACTTTGAAGGGGTATTGGAAGTTTACCATGATGGTGTTTGGGGTACAGTGTGTGATGATGGCTGGGACTCAAGGGAGAGCTCTGTGGTGTGCAGGGAACTTGACTTGGGGGGCGTAGACGTGGACGCACCTCTTGGCCACATAAAAAAGTTGTCAACAGGTAAACAATGGCTCGACGACGTTGTATGTTTGGGAGGTGAGAAAAGATTAAGCGAATGTCGGCATCAACCCTGGGGGAAAACAAACTGTGGCCAGGACGAAAGCACCGTTCTTCGCTGTAAAGGACCAGGAATTCGAAAGTGTGAAGACAGCTGTCCGTTTGGTTATTTCTTGAAAGAGAAGGAGTGCGTTGTTTGTAAAATCTCTTGTAGCACCTGTTATGGCACAGCCAATAACTGCACGAGTTGTGATAAAGGTTACTATCGAAAAAACGGCACCTGTGTTGCGGACTGTGGGTTTGGATTCTACCTCGATGGCACGTGCAGGGCATGTGACAAAAACTGTAAAACTTGCGACGGAGCCGCAAAGAATTGCACGTCTTGTGAAGTGGATTGGTTTAAGAATGGTTCTACCTGCGTGTCAGATTGTTCTCCAGGTTATAAGCCGTCCTCCAACTCTCTTGTGAAGATTGTCGAAGGAGATACAAGCTTTGAAGGCCGAGTTGAG ATCTTACATGACGGTGTTTATGGAACAATTTGTGATGACTTCTGGGACATCAATGACGCTAACGTGGTATGTAACATGCTCGGGATGGGAAATGCAACCGCTGCTAAGAAAAGTGCAGCTTATGGACCTGGAGCCAATCGGATGCCAATATGGATGGATGACGTTATGTGTCTAG GAAATGAAACATCGCTTGTTACTTGTCCCTTCCCGGGGTGGGGAAGGGAAAATTGCGCTCATAGCGAAGACGCAGGAGTAGTATGCTCCAGACCTGGAAGAAATCAAGACTGCTTATCAACTTGTAACACAAGCAATGGATATTTTCAGGACATGTCAGATGGTGCTAAAGCCTGTGGTAAATGCAGTGCCAACTGCAAAACTTGCGTTGGGAACCCTGAGAACTGTAGCTCTTGCGCAGCGGATTTGTTCCTCAACCACACGCAAATCCGAAACATGACTTACAACTGTGCATCGTTTTGCTTAGAAGGCTTCTTTGCAGATGCTGAGACGCAGAAATGCCTTAAATGTGACAGCAAATGCTTCAGTTGCGTaggaagcaaagaaaattgcaCCTCATGCAATTCTAAGAAATTTCTTTACCAGTCAAAATGTGTTGAAAAATGTCCAGAAGGCTCTCTGACTTTGCAGGGCGTGAATGATATTCGTTTGGTCGGCGCAAGCTCTACCACGGAGGGGAGAGTGGAAATTCTTCACGACGGTTTATGGGGAACAGTTTGTGATGACTCGTTTGATATTTTAGATGCTCACGTTATTTGTAGACAGCTTAGGCTTGGAAGAGCATTAGAGGCTCGTACAAGGGCGAAATATGGACAAGGAACTGGAAAAATATGGATCGATGATCTCAGATGCGATGGAACGGAAAAAAGGATTCAGGACTGTGTTATGCACAAtg GTGGGATTGGAAAGCACAATTGCAGGCATACAGAGGATGCAGGAGTGAAGTGCGCAGGCCCAGATATGTCACGGAAATGCGTGAATGCATGCATTCCTGGTTCCTTCAAGGGACAAGGAAATATATGCGAGCCATGTTCTCTCAGTTGCAAgacatgtaaaggcaaagctGATACATGCTCCAGTTGTTATTTCCCTTACTTCTTTGCCGAGTCAAAAATGGATTGCGTGACCAAGTGTCCACGTGGTTTCTATGGAAACATTAAAGACAGATTATGTAAGCCTTGTGACAAAGTGTGTCTAACTTGCGCCAATGGTGAAAGTGGAAACAGGTGTCAGTCTTGTCCAAGTGGATTATTCCTCC gTGGCTCGGCTTGTGTTTCTGATTGCCGAGATCTTCTTCCTGTGTCATCATTGTTGCCTCCTAAGCCTCCAGCTCCTTTGGTGCGATTGGTAGATGGGGCAAGTCGCAATCAGGGACGCGTGGAGGTGCTCTATGATGGGATCTGGGGGACAGTGTGTGATGATGGCTGGGATTTGAGCGACGCAAGTGTGGTTTGTAAAGAACTTGGATTTGGAGACGCAAAGGAAGCGACGCAGACTTCAAAATTTGGTCAAG GAAAAGGAATCATATGGTTGGACAATGTAAATTGCAAAGGGTTTGAGTCGTCATTGACACACTGCCTCCATGCAGGTTGGGGAGAAGGGAACTGTGATCCAGGTCACCATGAAGATGCAGGAGTGGTGTGTGATAACACAACTGTTAAAGATCTGAGCAATAACTTCTGTCGTCAAGTTAACGTTGGATCCTGTGCAGATCACCAG TTGTGTGACAGCCACGCCAAAGTCACGTGTGTCGATTTGGACCTTTATAACCAGAACGGAGAGGAGAAATCTGTGTGTATGCAGTGTCCAGATGGGTATATGGGAGACGGAAGGAGGTGTAGAA TGTTTGCATCTGCACCACCCGACTTTGAAAAAATGCCACCTAAAAGCATTACAGTGAAATTCCTAGCCGCTTTCCAGTTGAAGTGTTCCTCCAAGCCGCCTGTTATATACCCGTCTGTCTGGGACTGGAGAAAAGATGGACAGCCGCTTTCTGTTGAAGACATCAGATCCAAGAGGATCACGTCATCTGTCGGGACATTGGTTGTGCGATCAGCTGTTGCTGAAGACAGCGGTAACTACACATGCGCGTTAGTGAATAGCGCAGGCTCTGTTGAGAACAACGGTACAAAAGTAGTCGTCGAAG TCTCGCCTCAGATTCCTGACGTCATCTCAGCGGAAGTTGTTCAATCCGACGAAGCCAACCTTACCTGTCTGGTTAGCAGTTTTCCACCGTCGAATATAACCTGGAGATTTAAGGGCCAGGAATTGAGCAGCACCGATAGCAAATACAACTTCACCGACGGAAAGAGAACATTGCAAATCAAGGACGTGGAATTTAAGGATGCCGGCGAGTATGAGTGtgaggctgaaaatgatttgggCAAAGCGGTCGCTAATGCCACGCTAACTGTGGGAT CGAAAATGCAATATACAAAATTCccggaaagaaaaatagtCAAGAAGGGCGGCAATGCTAAGCTTGATTGTGTCGTGAAGGCATATCCAGTCCCCAATCAGGCGTGGAAGAAAGATGGTGAGCTGGTGACTAACGACAGTCGTCACTTCGTCACAAGAACGGAGTTAACAATAAACCAGTTTGATAGGTCAGACATGGGAAGCTACGCATGCGTAGCATGGAACCCAATCAGTGCTCAGGTTCGGGAAGCGCTCTTGATAATGACAg GTCGTCCCAAGGTAGCTATTCCTCCATCAAACCAAGACGTTCTTTCTGGTGCAAATGTGTCCTTCTATTGTTTTGGATATGGCGATCCCCAACCTAACGTTTTGTGGAAGAAAAACGGAAAGACTTTAAAGGAgccaaatggaaaaaaaagtctgTTGTTTGAAAAGCTTCAGATTTCGTCAGTCGGGGTGGACCAAGCAGGTTCTTATGAATGCGTTTATCGGAACAAGTATGGTGAAGATTCGCGATCAGCGTTGCTGACAGTGGACGGACAAACGGGAAAAG GTTCCAAAACAGCAGCTTATGGCGAACCGGAACGTGGACTCAGCAAAGGGGCTTtgattgcaattatttttgttgtcctCATTTTAGCGGTTGTTGTCATTGGTGTAATTATCTACAGGTGCCGTCAAATATCGTACTACAGAGGGCAAACACTTATGGCTAGAAGCGTAAACCGCTTTTCCGATTTGAAATCGCGATTAGTTAAAACCAGCGAAATTCCATATCAGGAAGAAGTGGATTAA